A window from Canis lupus familiaris isolate Mischka breed German Shepherd chromosome 18, alternate assembly UU_Cfam_GSD_1.0, whole genome shotgun sequence encodes these proteins:
- the LOC119864127 gene encoding olfactory receptor 4C11-like encodes MSVNSSVNEFILLGLTQDPRKQKAIFGVFLMFYLATLLGNFLIVVTIKRSRTLGSPMYFFLFYLSFADACFSTTTAPRLIVDAISQQKTISYNECMTQVFASHFFGCMGIFVLILMAFDRYVAICKPLRYTTIMNRHVCSVLVILGWVGSCIHSSAQIVLALRLPFCGPNMIDHYFCDLQPLLKLACMDTYVINLLVVTNSGAICMVSFIILLISYIIILYSLRNHSAEGRRKALSTCTSHFIVVVLCFVPCIFIYTRPATTFPVDKVVAVFYTIGTPLLNPLIYTLRNAEVKIAMKKLWCSKV; translated from the coding sequence ATGTCAGTGAATAGCAGTGTGAATGAATTCATTCTGCTTGGCTTGACACAGgatccaagaaaacagaaagcaatatTTGGGGTCTTCTTGATGTTTTACCTTGCCACACTGTTGGGAAACTTTCTCATTGTAGTGACTATTAAAAGAAGCAGGACCCTTGGGagtcccatgtacttcttcctatTTTACCTGTCCTTTGCTGATGCCTGCTTTTCTACAACCACAGCTCCCAGGTTGATTGTGGATGCCATTTCCCAGCAGAAGACTATTTCCTACAATGAGTGCATGACTCAGGTCTTTGCATCCCATTTCTTTGGTTGCATGGGAATCTTTGTGCTGATCCTCATGGCTTTTGATCGCTATGTAGCTATTTGTAAGCCCTTGCGATACACAACCATCATGAACAGGCATGTCTGCAGTGTGCTGGTGATTCTGGGTTGGGTGGGATCCTGTATCCACTCTTCAGCACAAATTGTCCTGGCTTTGAGATTGCCTTTCTGTGGTCCCAATATGATTGATCACTATTTCTGTGACTTGCAGCCCTTGTTGAAACTTGCTTGCATGGACACTTATGTAATAAATTTGCTAGTTGTTACTAACAGTGGAGCCATATGCATGGTGAGTTTCATAATTCTGCTTATCTCCTATATTATCATCTTGTACTCTCTGAGAAACCACAGTGCAGAAGGAAGGCGAAAAGCCCTTTCGACCTGCACCTCCCATTTTATTGTGGTTGTCTTATGTTTTGTCCCATGCATATTCATATATACACGTCCGGCAACCACATTTCCAGTAGACAAGGTGGTGGCTGTGTTTTATACCATTGGGACACCCTTGCTCAATCCTCTGATCTACACACTGAGGAATGCAGAAGTGAAAATTGCCATGAAAAAGTTATGGTGTAGCAAAGTATGA